One window of the Pseudochaenichthys georgianus chromosome 21, fPseGeo1.2, whole genome shotgun sequence genome contains the following:
- the LOC117466918 gene encoding high-affinity choline transporter 1-like, translating into MAFHAEGLVAIVIFYLMILFVGIWAAWKNKSSGGAEGGDRSERIMVGGRDIGLFVGGFTMTATWVGGGYINGTAEYVYLPGFGLAWAQAPFGYALSLVVGGLFFAKPMRSRGYVTMLDPFQQIYGKRMGGLLFIPALMGEIFWSAAILSALGATLSVIVDIDINMAVVISALIAIFYTLVGGLYSVAYTDVVQLFCIFIGLWISVPFALSHPAVSDITVTAKEVIYQSPWLGNIDPKDKWLWADNFCLLMLGGIPWQVYFQRVLSASSATYAQVLSFIAAFGCLVMAVPSVLIGAIGASTDWNQTSYGALPPKDMDQSDMILPIVLQHLCPSYISFFGLGAVSAAVMSSADSSILSASSMFARNIYQLAFRQSASDNEIVWVMRCTIFVFGALATAMALLTGSVYGLWYLSSDLVYIIIFPQLLSVLFVKGTNTYGSVAGYVFGLLLRIGGGEPYLKLPPFIYYPGWVTQEKIHHVTGDVEYFVQQRFPFKTMSMLASFLANVAFSYMTKYLFESGMWSHKYDFLDAVVSKHSDEIMDKDTLVSHHDNIILSEITPVRQSLGASLAGTFINSEILSDDGASSPEDLVIKND; encoded by the exons ATGGCCTTCCACGCCGAGGGTCTCGTGGCCATCGTGATCTTCTATCTAATGATTCTGTTCGTGGGGATCTGGGCCGCGTGGAAGAACAAGAGCTCCGGTGGAGCTGAGGGTGGAGACCGCAGCGAGAGGATCATGGTCGGGGGAAGGGACATCGGATTGTTCGTCGGTGGATTCACAATGACTG CCACTTGGGTAGGTGGGGGCTACATCAATGGGACAGCAGAGTATGTCTACCTGCCAGGCTTCGGACTGGCATGGGCACAGGCGCCCTTTGGTTACGCTCTCAGCCTCGTAGTAG GTGGCCTTTTCTTTGCCAAGCCCATGCGTTCCCGTGGTTACGTCACCATGCTGGATCCCTTCCAGCAGATATATGGGAAAAGGATGGGCGGCTTGCTCTTCATCCCGGCACTCATGGGGGAAATCTTCTGGTCTGCGGCCATTTTATCTGCCCTGG GTGCTACTCTGAGCGTGATCGTGGACATAGACATCAACATGGCGGTGGTGATCTCAGCCCTCATTGCTATCTTCTACACGCTTGTTGGAGGACTCTACTCTGTTGCATACACAGATGTGGTCCAGCTCTTCTGTATCTTCATAGGCTTG TGGATCAGCGTGCCTTTTGCCCTGTCCCATCCTGCCGTGTCCGACATCACCGTCACAGCCAAGGAAGTAATCTACCAGTCACCCTGGCTGGGGAACATTGACCCCAAAGACAAATGGCTCTGGGCGGACAACTTCTGTTTGCTG ATGTTGGGGGGGATTCCCTGGCAGGTCTATTTTCAACGGGTTCTTTCTGCCTCTTCAGCTACCTACGCTCAGGTCCTTTCCTTCATCGCCGCCTTCGGCTGCTTGGTCATGGCCGTCCCCTCTGTCCTCATAGGAGCTATAGGGGCCTCCACTG ACTGGAACCAGACTTCTTATGGAGCCCTCCCTCCGAAGGATATGGATCAATCGGACATGATCCTTCCCATAGTGCTTCAGCATCTCTGCCCGTCCTACATTTCCTTCTTTGGTCTGGGAGCAGTGTCGGCTGCGGTCATGTCATCGGCAGACTCTTCCATTCTCTCCGCCAGCTCCATGTTCGCCAGGAACATCTATCAGCTCGCTTTTCGGCAATCG GCCTCAGATAATGAGATTGTTTGGGTGATGCGCTGCACCATCTTTGTATTCGGTGCTCTTGCCACTGCTATGGCCTTGCTAACAGGATCAGTGTACGGCCTGTGGTACCTGAGCTCCGACTTGGTCTACATCATCATCTTTCCCCAACTTCTCAGTGTGTTATTTGTCAAAGGCACCAATACCTATGGCTCTGTGGCTGGCTATGTCTTTGGTCTTCTGCTGCGTATTGGTGGAGGGGAGCCCTACCTCAAACTGCCTCCGTTCATCTACTACCCCGGTTGGGTGACACAGGAGAAGATCCACCACGTCACTGGGGATGTAGAGTACTTCGTCCAGCAGAGGTTTCCCTTCAAGACAATGTCCATGCTGGCCTCCTTCCTGGCAAATGTTGCCTTTTCTTACATGACGAAATACCTATTCGAAAGTGGTATGTGGTCACATAAGTATGACTTCCTGGATGCCGTTGTGTCCAAGCATAGCGACGAGATCATGGACAAAGACACGCTGGTGAGCCACCATGATAACATAATTCTCTCAGAGATAACGCCCGTCAGGCAGTCCCTGGGTGCGTCACTGGCTGGGACATTCATCAACTCTGAGATCCTCAGTGATGATGGGGCGTCCAGTCCAGAGGATTTGGTGATAAAAAACGACTAG
- the LOC117466287 gene encoding claudin-14-like, translated as MASMAVQLLGFFLGMLGLVGTVVATVLPHWRSTAYVGSNIITATAYMKGLWMECVWHSTGIYQCQVYRSLLALPQDLQAARALMVLSCVTSVLASLVSVMGMKCTRFARHSVIKSPLVLSGGVCFICAGLLCLITVSWTTNDVILDFYDPFIPSGMKYEIGLAVYLGFASAFLSLSGGMVLCWSSSPDRSQRPPRMQRIPPLSAPPPFNPIYPPAPPYKPPEALRDNRAPSFCSASSSGYRLHDYV; from the exons ATGGCGAGCATGGCGGTTCAGCTCCTCGGCTTCTTCCTGGGGATGTTGGGTTTGGTAGGAACTGTTGTCGCAACGGTGCTCCCCCACTGGCGCAGCACGGCCTACGTGGGCTCCAACATCATCACAGCCACCGCCTACATGAAAGGCTTGTGGATGGAGTGTGTGTGGCACAGTACGGGCATTTACCAGTGTCAGGTGTACAGATCTCTACTGGCACTGCCTCAAGACCTGCAG GCTGCCCGGGCGCTCATGGTGCTCTCCTGCGTCACCTCAGTGCTGGCCTCTCTGGTGTCTGTGATGGGGATGAAGTGCACCCGCTTCGCCCGCCACTCAGTGATCAAGTCCCCCCTGGTGCTGAGTGGGGGGGTTTGCTTCATCTGTGCCGGCCTGCTCTGCCTGATCACCGTGTCCTGGACCACCAACGATGTCATCTTGGACTTCTACGACCCCTTCATCCCCAGCGGGATGAAGTATGAGATCGGCCTGGCCGTGTACCTGGGCTTCGCCTCGGCCTTCCTCAGCCTGAGCGGGGGGATGGTGCTCTGCTGGAGCAGCAGCCCTGACAGGTCTCAGAGACCCCCCCGTATGCAGAGGATCCCTCCATTATCAGCTCCCCCCCCCTTCAACCCAATCTATCCTCCTGCTCCACCCTACAAGCCCCCCGAGGCCCTGAGGGACAATCGTGCTCCTTCATTTTGCTCGGCCTCCAGCAGTGGCTATAGACTGCATGACTATGTCTAA